In Xiphophorus couchianus chromosome 8, X_couchianus-1.0, whole genome shotgun sequence, the following proteins share a genomic window:
- the LOC114150198 gene encoding uncharacterized protein LOC114150198, protein MCLYVLSTRPRRVPPLRGDRPREKDYSADLRMGEAVQGLFQFLNCSLADDVLPFSSSQQTVWKIPDIISLAGAKPGSLGNCVYNNGNVFLGTLPWNLCNRVYTYCEPTQDYITCVACRGQRMAPHCKGWKENPDCDNLLQERSFNITHKIKRRQETTLCSAIVPGDYGSRMLTDWYFLCGNEAYMFLPKNWGGLCAVVPLINPIAFIRKAQDDSHTRSKRTVMSEVKRWGGLTTHTGVPWEFRIWNGGEKFMQSLFPWVGIGEIRDHVEINRYGILRLINITYQLANGTMEKLTELRNMVMQNRVVLDFLTAPQGGVCKIIGPTCCTFVPDETGTGGTISDALYELEDLKQYVESGTRGSTSFDLFSWLTSGPWWNLPLKLVTPILVVLVLFCLFTGCIIPCLRKMMFKTINTTVINYQLAKASYETTEDDLFQVSDDFLTNDEVL, encoded by the coding sequence ATGTGTCTCTATGTTCTAAGCACCAGACCACGGCGCGTCCCGCCCCTAAGGGGAGACAGACCACGTGAGAAGGATTATTCAGCTGACCTCCGGATGGGTGAGGCTGTGCAAGGACTGTTTCAATTTTTGAATTGTTCACTTGCAGATGATGTACTTCCTTTTTCGTCATCTCAACAAACTGTATGGAAAATACCAGATATCATTTCGTTAGCAGGAGCTAAACCAGGATCTCTGGGGAACTGTGTTTATaataatggaaatgtttttctaggGACATTGCCCTGGAACTTGTGTAACAGAGTTTACACCTACTGCGAACCGACACAGGATTACATCACCTGCGTAGCCTGCAGGGGTCAAAGGATGGCTCCACACTGCAAAGGCTGGAAGGAAAACCCAGACTGTGACAACTTGCTTCAGGAGAGGAGTTTCAACATCACGCATAAGATAAAGAGGAGACAGGAGACAACACTGTGCAGCGCCATAGTGCCAGGAGATTATGGCTCAAGGATGTTAACAGATTGGTACTTTCTTTGCGGGAATGAAGCGTACATGTTCTTGCCGAAAAATTGGGGAGGACTGTGTGCTGTGGTTCCTTTGATCAACCCGATTGCATTCATCAGGAAAGCACAGGATGATTCACACACCCGCTCCAAACGAACAGTTATGTCAGAGGTCAAAAGATGGGGAGGCCTCACAACACATACTGGAGTTCCATGGGAATTCAGGATTTGGAACGGCGGAGAAAAATTTATGCAAAGCCTGTTTCCATGGGTTGGAATAGGTGAGATTCGGGACCACGTTGAGATAAACAGGTACGGAATACTGCGATTAATCAACATCACATACCAGCTGGCCAATGGCACCATGGAAAAACTGACTGAACTGAGAAACATGGTTATGCAAAATCGTGTTGTCCTGGATTTCCTCACGGCCCCTCAGGGAGGGGTCTGTAAAATCATTGGCCCAACGTGCTGTACTTTTGTACCTGATGAAACAGGTACTGGAGGAACTATTTCTGATGCTCTATATGAGCTGGAAGATCTAAAACAATATGTAGAAAGTGGAACACGCGGCTCAActtcttttgatttgttttcatggCTTACATCTGGACCATGGTGGAATTTGCCGTTAAAGCTCGTGACACCTATTCTGGTTGTTTTAGTTCTGTTCTGCCTTTTTACGGGTTGCATTATTCCTTGTCTACgaaaaatgatgtttaaaacaattaacacaACTGTTATCAACTATCAGTTGGCAAAGGCATCATATGAGACAACTGAAGATGACTTGTTTCAAGTTTCTGACGATTTTCTGACCAATGATGAAGTcctgtaa